A region from the Aegilops tauschii subsp. strangulata cultivar AL8/78 chromosome 5, Aet v6.0, whole genome shotgun sequence genome encodes:
- the LOC109774764 gene encoding phosphatidylinositol 3-kinase, root isoform, protein MAAAAVGISRTSAAGAGSTNSSEFRFFLSCDISLPLTFRVLQAPIPPPAQDGLDKKVSELFVECKLYIDGIQFGLPVNTRLESSGPPYCWNELITLCTKYRDLTSLAQLAFTVWDVSSGEGKSVVGGATIFLFNSKKQLKTGKQKLQLWPQKEADGRVPTTTPGKVPKNERGEIERLERLVNKYERGQIQHVDWLDRLAFSAIDKVKEKECERLENSFPSLVVEFCSFEHRVVFQESGANFYAPTPVSLSNELVTVWDPELGRTNPSEHKQLKLARSLTRGIIDKDLKPSSNERKSLQRIIKCPPTRTILPDEKQLVWKFRFSLMSEKKALTKFLRSVDWSDIQEAKQAVELIGKWETIDVADALELLSSDFKSEEVRAYAVSVLERADDEELQCYLLQLVQALRFERSDKSRLAHFLVNRALSNIEIASFLRWYVVVELHDHAYAKRYYSTYDMLEDEMMKMVAREDGDEDGFRLWQSLSRQTELTAQLCSIMKDVRNTRGNAEKKIEKLRQLLSGVHSELTHFDEPIRSPLAPTLLLTGVVPQESSIFKSSLIPLRLTFKTANGGTSKMIFKKGDDLRQDQLVIQMVSLMDRLLKLENMDLHLTPYQVLATGQDEGMVEFIPSSPLAQIISEHRSITSYLQKFHPDEDGPFGITAQCLETFIKSCAGYSVITYIMGVGDRHLDNLLIRDDGCLFHVDFGFILGRDPKPFPPPMKLCKEMVEAMGGTESQYYTRFKSYCCEAYNILRNNSSLILNLFTLMERSSIPDISTEENATLKVQEKFRLDLDDEEAIHFFQGLINDSVSALFPQMVETIHRWAQYWR, encoded by the exons GCTCGAATCGTCAGGACCGCCGTACTGCTGGAATGAACTCATCACGCTGTGCACCAAATACAGGGACCTAACCTCCCTCGCGCAGCTCGCATTCACG GTTTGGGATGTGTCGTCTGGTGAGGGCAAAAGTGTTGTTGGTGGGGCCACTATATTTCTGTTCAACAGCAAGAAACAGCTTAAAACAGGGAAGCAGAAGCTGCAGCTATGGCCCCAAAAGGAGGCAGACGGAAGAGTACCTACCACAACCCCTGGCAAG GTTCCTAAGAATGAGCGAGGGGAAATTGAGCGGTTGGAGAGGCTCGTTAACAAGTACGAGAGAGGGCAGATACAGCATGTGGATTGGCTGGACCGTCTGGCCTTCAGTGCGATCGACAAAGTCAAGGAGAAGGAGTGTGAAAGGCTGGAGAATTCTTTCCCGAGCCTAGTTGTTGAATTCTGTAGTTTTGAACACAGAGTTGTCTTCCAG GAATCTGGAGCGAATTTCTATGCACCAACCCCTGTATCATTATCAAACGAGCTTGTTACCGTGTGGGATCCTGAACTTGGACGAACCAACCCATCTGAGCACAAGCAGTTAAAGCTTGCCAGGAGCTTGACTCGTGGAATAATTGATAAAGATCTGAAACCAAGCTCAAATGAGCGAAA GTCGCTTCAAAGAATCATCAAATGTCCTCCTACACGGACTATACTACCAGATGAGAAGCAATTGGTGTGGAAATTCCGTTTCTCTTTGATGTCTGAGAAGAAAGCTCTTACAAAATTTCTTCGCTCAGTGGATTGGAGCGATATCCAA GAAGCTAAACAAGCTGTTGAATTGATTGGAAAGTGGGAAACAATTGATGTGGCTGATGCATTAGAGCTTCTCTCATCAGATTTTAAAAGCGAGGAA GTCCGTGCTTATGCTGTGAGCGTACTTGAAagggctgatgatgaagaattgCAATGCTACTTACTCCAGTTAGTGCAAGCCCTTCGATTTGAACGATCAGACAAGTCACGTCTGGCACACTTTCTTGTAAACCGCG CTTTATCAAACATTGAAATTGCTAGTTTCCTTCGCTGGTATGTGGTTGTTGAGCTCCATGATCATGCATATGCAAAACGATACTACAGTACGTATGACATGCTTGAAGATGAAATGATGAAA ATGGTTGCTAGGGAGGATGGGGATGAAGATGGGTTTCGACTGTGGCAGAGTTTATCACGTCAAACGGAACTCACTGCTCAATTATGTTCTATTATGAAGGATGTAAGAAATACTCGTggtaatgcagaaaagaaaatcGAGAAACTGAGACAGTTGTTATCAGGAGTTCACAGTGAGCTTACCCACTTTGATGAG CCAATTCGTTCACCATTAGCACCTACACTTCTCCTTACTGGTGTTGTGCCTCAAGAGTCATCTATATTCAAGAGTTCCTTAATTCCATTGCGCCTTACATTTAAGACGGCAAATGGGGGAACGTCCAAGATGATTTTCAAAAAGGGTGATGACCTCCGCCAGGATCAATTG GTCATTCAAATGGTCTCTTTAATGGACCGATTGCTCAAACTAGAAAACATGGACTTGCACCTTACTCCATACCAAGTTCTTGCAACTGGACAGGATGAAGGgatggttgaattcattcctTCCAGCCCGCTTGCACAG ATTATATCAGAACATCGCAGTATTACAAGTTACCTGCAAAAGTTCCATCCTGATGAAGATGGTCCTTTTGGTATAACTGCCCAATGCTTGGAAACTTTTATAAAAAGTTGTGCTGGTTACTCTGTCATTACATACATTATGGGTGTTGGAGACAG GCATCTAGATAATCTTCTTATAAGAGATGACGGGTGCCTTTTCCATGTGGACTTCGGTTTTATTCTGGGTCGAGATCCAAAGCCATTTCCACCTCCAATGAAACTATGTAAAGAAATGGTCGAGGCCATGGGTGGCACGGAAAG CCAATACTATACAAGATTCAAGTCCTACTGCTGTGAAGCATACAACATTTTAAGGAATAACAGCAGCCTTATATTGAATCTATTCACGTTGATGGAAAGATCGAGTATTCCAGATATCTCTACCGAGGAAAATGCGACCCTTAAG GTTCAGGAGAAATTCCGGCTGGATCTGGACGATGAGGAGGCTATACATTTCTTCCAGGGTCTTATCAACGACAGTGTCAGCGCGTTGTTCCCTCAAATGGTTGAGACCATCCATAGATGGGCTCAATATTGGCGATGA